A genomic segment from Fodinicola acaciae encodes:
- a CDS encoding aminotransferase class III-fold pyridoxal phosphate-dependent enzyme — protein sequence MTSFPKVTTELPGPRSREIFERQGRVFYRQMHLSEGSPFILDGKTSEDFLRDVDGNTFANHLSAWGASPYGAFPKEVREATVEAWDRYGMEISCFLQSPPVVELAERLIALAPRNITRVAPTVTGTEAVEGSIKFARERTGRPMVLAFLGQYHGESTYLAATTSTELSSESSGYASYVPGLVFAPYPSRYRAPFTSGPGPHDDTVVIDYIEQWLLRHQVEPTQIGAVLIEPIAGELGVYAPSQAFWDGLERLRRQHGWLLICDEIQSGMGRSGPVWAGDLWGLEPDMLLVGKGFSAGGQPMAAILGTDEIMADSHVYTTGTYVWEPAAVAGALAGLDLLEPARRNALELERIGLDILPPLIDQYKEVGDVRQYGAWAAIEFVTNKETKQPNTAVQAAFHQAALRRGVFGISAPEKWVYRVQPALTMAPELFRWSCEQLVQAVGDVLDS from the coding sequence ATGACGTCCTTTCCAAAGGTAACGACCGAACTTCCCGGCCCCCGTTCGAGGGAGATCTTCGAACGCCAGGGGAGAGTTTTCTACCGGCAAATGCACCTGAGCGAAGGGTCGCCATTCATCTTGGACGGCAAGACCTCGGAGGATTTCCTTCGCGATGTCGATGGAAACACGTTCGCGAATCATCTCTCTGCCTGGGGCGCCTCGCCGTACGGCGCGTTCCCTAAGGAGGTCAGAGAGGCGACTGTGGAGGCATGGGATCGATACGGCATGGAAATCTCGTGTTTCCTACAGTCGCCCCCGGTGGTGGAGCTGGCCGAGCGGCTGATCGCGTTGGCGCCGAGGAACATCACTCGTGTCGCGCCGACGGTCACCGGAACGGAGGCGGTTGAGGGTTCGATCAAGTTCGCTCGCGAGAGGACAGGTCGGCCGATGGTCCTCGCGTTCCTGGGGCAGTACCACGGCGAGTCGACCTACCTGGCGGCCACGACGTCGACCGAGCTCTCCTCTGAGTCCTCTGGGTACGCCTCCTACGTTCCGGGCCTGGTATTTGCCCCGTATCCCAGTCGTTACCGGGCCCCGTTTACCTCCGGTCCTGGTCCGCACGATGACACCGTCGTCATCGACTACATCGAGCAGTGGCTGCTCCGGCACCAAGTCGAGCCGACGCAGATCGGCGCGGTCCTGATCGAGCCGATCGCCGGTGAGCTCGGCGTTTACGCGCCCTCGCAAGCCTTCTGGGACGGCCTTGAGCGGCTGCGCCGGCAGCACGGCTGGCTGCTCATTTGCGACGAGATCCAGTCAGGGATGGGACGTTCCGGTCCGGTGTGGGCCGGCGACCTGTGGGGCCTGGAACCCGACATGCTGCTGGTAGGAAAGGGATTTTCCGCCGGCGGTCAGCCGATGGCGGCAATTCTCGGCACCGACGAGATCATGGCGGACTCTCACGTCTACACGACCGGCACCTATGTGTGGGAACCGGCAGCGGTCGCCGGGGCCCTCGCCGGATTGGATCTTCTCGAACCAGCTCGGCGGAATGCCCTTGAGCTGGAGCGAATCGGCCTCGACATACTCCCGCCGCTCATCGATCAATATAAGGAGGTGGGTGACGTGCGTCAGTATGGAGCCTGGGCGGCCATCGAATTCGTCACCAACAAAGAGACCAAGCAGCCAAATACTGCGGTCCAGGCCGCTTTCCATCAGGCCGCGTTACGTCGAGGCGTGTTCGGGATCAGTGCACCTGAGAAATGGGTGTACCGAGTGCAACCGGCGTTGACAATGGCACCGGAGCTGTTCCGTTGGTCTTGTGAACAGCTCGTGCAGGCTGTGGGCGATGTGCTGGATTCATGA
- a CDS encoding TetR/AcrR family transcriptional regulator: protein MPRSIDRTQRRLEVARAAARLLAAGGPNAVTLRSLADELGGSITLVTHYFPNRSAIFEAIQELLLMEGVRELAEISEDLSQTDRLRAFLEWLLPTTIESLELERIRVAMVTEADPSLNLRQMVDRWEREMREAISRFVAPLVGRSALPFYVDLVRVVHNGVALSAVEHPDYWTRERQLAFIDAVVPLIEHTGSALTPRQS, encoded by the coding sequence TTGCCTCGATCGATAGATCGGACTCAGCGGCGACTTGAGGTAGCCAGGGCCGCCGCCCGCCTGTTGGCGGCCGGTGGCCCGAACGCGGTAACACTGCGTTCGCTCGCCGACGAACTCGGCGGATCGATCACGCTGGTCACGCATTACTTCCCCAACCGCAGCGCGATCTTCGAGGCGATTCAGGAGCTGTTGCTGATGGAAGGCGTGCGAGAACTCGCCGAAATCAGCGAGGATCTGTCGCAGACAGACAGGTTACGAGCCTTCCTGGAATGGCTGCTGCCGACCACCATCGAGTCCCTGGAGCTCGAGCGCATCCGCGTCGCGATGGTCACGGAGGCCGATCCGTCACTCAACCTCCGCCAGATGGTCGACCGGTGGGAGCGGGAGATGCGCGAGGCGATCTCCCGCTTCGTCGCGCCACTGGTCGGCCGGTCGGCGCTGCCGTTCTACGTCGACCTCGTCCGCGTGGTGCACAACGGCGTCGCGCTCTCGGCTGTCGAGCATCCCGATTACTGGACGCGTGAGCGGCAGCTGGCGTTCATCGACGCTGTCGTACCGCTCATCGAACACACCGGATCAGCACTGACACCTCGTCAAAGCTAG
- a CDS encoding flavin monoamine oxidase family protein has protein sequence MMVFRVAVVGAGLAGLAAAIRLRERGCIVEVFEARDRVGGRVWSEALDTALGPAVIERGAEFVLHGYDAMRRLLERVDLSLVDTGMSYYVRALAETPEIGTDEIASAGRRAAEIARSLSGMPTAAEAIKLLDSTPALIEALRARIEISAAVNAGEVASSALEHAASFEPLPSWRVGGGNQRLPDRLAQLLGDVVRLRQRVRSVSYDERGAVIRTETGEAVFDAVVIALPLPLVHDDDAIALPLPSWKRAVLGRTRQGHAAKLHLPLRERPATSAVMSVRHRCWNWTAIDAAGKVAPVLNGFMGSEPAMTEAGLRDGPMLWINATHGMRPNLAFDRARTPVMTMWSLDPLARGAYSAPSPGFTADDFVQLVAPVGPIYFAGEYADAKFTGLMEGAIRSGEHAADRISGDLTLKAANTKGTST, from the coding sequence ATGATGGTTTTTCGCGTCGCGGTGGTCGGTGCTGGTCTTGCTGGTCTCGCCGCCGCTATCAGACTCCGTGAGCGCGGCTGCATCGTCGAGGTCTTCGAGGCGCGCGACCGTGTTGGAGGGCGAGTTTGGTCCGAGGCGCTCGATACGGCTCTGGGACCTGCGGTCATCGAGCGCGGGGCGGAGTTCGTCCTCCACGGCTACGATGCCATGCGGCGCCTGCTGGAACGGGTGGATCTTTCTCTCGTCGACACCGGCATGAGCTACTACGTACGCGCTCTCGCCGAGACGCCCGAGATCGGTACGGACGAGATCGCTTCGGCCGGGCGGAGAGCGGCTGAGATCGCCCGCTCGCTGTCCGGCATGCCGACCGCTGCTGAGGCCATCAAGCTGCTCGATTCGACGCCTGCGTTGATCGAAGCGCTCCGGGCACGGATCGAGATCTCGGCGGCAGTCAACGCTGGCGAGGTCGCCTCGTCTGCGCTGGAGCATGCGGCGTCATTCGAGCCGCTGCCGAGTTGGCGTGTCGGCGGCGGTAACCAACGCCTGCCGGACCGGCTCGCCCAGCTCCTGGGCGACGTGGTCAGACTTCGCCAGCGTGTCCGCAGCGTCTCATATGACGAACGTGGCGCGGTGATTCGCACGGAAACTGGCGAGGCAGTCTTCGACGCTGTCGTGATCGCTCTGCCGCTCCCGCTTGTGCATGATGACGATGCGATCGCCTTGCCGCTGCCGTCCTGGAAACGTGCTGTGCTCGGCCGGACGAGGCAAGGGCATGCGGCCAAGCTCCACCTCCCGTTGCGCGAGCGCCCAGCCACGAGCGCGGTGATGTCGGTGCGCCACCGGTGCTGGAACTGGACAGCGATCGACGCCGCCGGGAAGGTGGCCCCCGTCCTGAACGGGTTCATGGGCTCAGAGCCGGCGATGACAGAAGCTGGACTGCGGGACGGCCCGATGTTGTGGATCAACGCTACCCACGGCATGCGACCGAATCTCGCATTCGACCGGGCACGCACTCCGGTGATGACTATGTGGAGTCTCGATCCGCTGGCCCGGGGTGCTTACTCCGCACCCAGCCCTGGGTTCACCGCCGATGACTTCGTCCAGTTGGTGGCGCCGGTGGGACCGATCTACTTCGCCGGCGAGTACGCCGACGCCAAGTTCACCGGGCTGATGGAAGGCGCCATCCGCAGCGGCGAGCACGCGGCCGACCGTATAAGCGGTGACCTGACGCTCAAGGCCGCGAACACGAAAGGAACGAGCACATAA
- a CDS encoding DUF397 domain-containing protein, producing MNDLSGATWRKSTRSNGGGGNCVEVSDYLTGHLLVRDSKLRDQSPILTVSPTSWGAFVIGVQADRFAVDEH from the coding sequence GTGAATGACCTGAGTGGCGCAACGTGGCGCAAGAGCACCCGCAGCAACGGCGGTGGTGGCAACTGTGTCGAGGTGAGTGACTACCTCACCGGCCACTTACTTGTCCGCGACAGCAAACTGCGCGACCAGAGTCCCATCCTGACCGTTTCGCCGACCAGCTGGGGCGCCTTCGTCATCGGCGTTCAAGCCGATCGCTTTGCGGTCGACGAGCACTAG
- a CDS encoding DUF5753 domain-containing protein, which yields MAMFWPPLVACWAMAINSRAEVVPGLLQTGAYAETLFRAGMRHPEDEEIEKLVNVRLERQSLLTRPRAPHLSVVLNEAVIRRPTGGPAVIVEQLQHLLDMMQRTSVSVRIVPFDVGTHAGAASGPFSILNFPIDHRTQKPIEPRTAYVETLIGSLFFNDPDEVQSYQNIREGLEACALDQKASATLITEEIERHSRE from the coding sequence ATGGCGATGTTCTGGCCACCTTTGGTGGCTTGCTGGGCGATGGCGATAAACAGCAGAGCTGAGGTGGTGCCCGGTCTACTCCAGACCGGCGCCTACGCCGAGACGCTGTTTCGCGCTGGCATGCGTCACCCCGAGGACGAGGAGATCGAGAAGCTCGTCAATGTCCGACTGGAGCGGCAATCGTTGCTGACGCGGCCACGAGCGCCGCATCTGTCAGTCGTTCTCAATGAGGCCGTCATCCGTCGGCCGACCGGCGGCCCAGCCGTCATCGTCGAACAGCTCCAACACCTTTTGGACATGATGCAGCGCACCTCGGTCTCGGTGCGCATCGTGCCGTTCGATGTCGGCACTCATGCTGGTGCTGCCAGCGGCCCGTTCTCCATCCTCAACTTCCCGATCGACCACCGAACCCAAAAACCGATCGAACCGCGCACCGCGTACGTCGAGACTCTGATTGGGTCGCTGTTCTTCAACGATCCGGATGAGGTTCAGTCGTATCAGAACATCCGCGAAGGTCTGGAGGCGTGCGCGCTTGACCAGAAGGCATCGGCCACACTCATCACAGAAGAGATAGAAAGGCACTCCCGTGAATGA
- a CDS encoding pyridoxamine 5'-phosphate oxidase family protein, giving the protein MHDSNGLELLDHDQCLDLLATQPVGRLATAARGAIVAFEVDEYDQAVGHGWGVVAIGPSEKVTNPTELAAVSKLPLRPWTSIERQIFICIRAHVVTGRRLRHATTSRPNGHT; this is encoded by the coding sequence ATGCACGACAGCAACGGCCTTGAACTGCTTGACCATGATCAGTGCCTTGACCTGCTGGCTACTCAGCCAGTTGGCCGGCTCGCCACCGCAGCCCGCGGTGCCATCGTTGCCTTCGAGGTCGACGAGTACGACCAAGCCGTCGGGCACGGCTGGGGTGTGGTGGCCATCGGACCATCCGAGAAAGTCACCAACCCGACCGAGCTGGCCGCCGTCAGCAAGTTGCCACTCAGACCGTGGACTAGCATCGAGCGGCAGATCTTCATCTGCATCCGGGCGCATGTCGTGACTGGTCGCCGACTGCGGCACGCTACAACCAGCAGGCCTAATGGCCATACATAG
- a CDS encoding TetR/AcrR family transcriptional regulator has protein sequence MAQETADSRSGTAQDSTARREQLLRSALAVIVARGYADTRITDVAEHAGASPALVIYYFKTRDQLLTEALRYSEDGWYAAGTQRLAAIPTAAGRLTELIAMTCLPDTDPAASTAWLLWLDLWALSPRNPGVAMVRRKFDERWRETISSTVLSGQESGEFSTAVDAAEFAVTLSALLDGMAVQIALEDPDVPPSRAYELAIRYAAGQLGFTCDLSGHSHKVR, from the coding sequence ATGGCGCAGGAAACTGCGGACAGTCGCAGCGGTACGGCGCAGGATTCGACGGCTAGGCGGGAACAGTTGCTGCGTTCCGCGCTTGCGGTAATCGTGGCGCGTGGCTATGCCGACACTCGGATCACCGATGTCGCCGAGCACGCAGGGGCGTCGCCTGCCTTGGTCATCTATTACTTCAAGACCCGTGACCAGCTGCTCACCGAAGCGCTGCGGTACTCCGAGGACGGGTGGTACGCCGCGGGAACTCAGCGGCTCGCCGCCATCCCGACGGCCGCGGGGCGGCTCACCGAACTGATCGCGATGACCTGCCTGCCGGACACTGACCCTGCGGCGAGCACAGCGTGGCTGCTCTGGCTCGACCTCTGGGCACTGTCGCCGCGCAATCCCGGTGTGGCAATGGTGCGTCGCAAGTTTGACGAGCGGTGGCGGGAAACGATCTCGTCTACTGTGCTTTCGGGGCAGGAAAGCGGTGAATTCAGTACAGCGGTTGACGCCGCAGAGTTCGCGGTGACCCTGTCAGCTCTACTCGATGGAATGGCCGTACAGATAGCACTGGAAGATCCTGACGTGCCACCCTCACGCGCCTACGAGCTGGCCATCCGCTATGCGGCGGGCCAACTCGGATTCACCTGCGATTTGTCTGGGCATTCGCACAAAGTTCGATAG
- a CDS encoding cupin domain-containing protein encodes MCWIHDGLRAASVSDLIYNLETGTATTMNENDGQRDATRIDLTASKSVDDLDIRLEPIDASTVIQGLPQAGLMELLTYAEPVEVGVWEMSAGGCRDVEADEFLVVIAGSAVVTVNDGQPQLLKPGDMMRFRRGDRTTWTVKERIRKIYVTPAA; translated from the coding sequence ATGTGCTGGATTCATGATGGTCTACGAGCAGCCTCGGTTTCGGATCTGATTTATAACCTCGAAACAGGGACGGCGACGACGATGAATGAGAATGACGGGCAGCGTGACGCTACAAGGATCGATCTGACCGCGTCGAAGTCGGTTGACGACCTCGATATCCGGCTCGAACCGATTGACGCGTCCACCGTGATCCAGGGGCTGCCACAAGCCGGTTTGATGGAACTGCTGACCTACGCGGAACCAGTTGAGGTCGGTGTGTGGGAAATGTCGGCGGGCGGATGCCGCGACGTGGAAGCCGACGAGTTCCTTGTCGTGATCGCGGGGTCCGCGGTCGTGACCGTCAACGACGGCCAGCCTCAACTGCTGAAACCTGGCGACATGATGCGCTTCAGGCGAGGCGATCGGACCACCTGGACGGTCAAGGAACGCATCCGAAAAATCTACGTCACACCGGCAGCCTAG